Below is a genomic region from Brucella sp. BE17.
TGCTGACGCGGATGCTGATGCCGATGCCGACGCTGACGCTGACGCTGATGCCGATGCCGACGCTGATGCCGATGCCGACGCGGATGCTGATGCGGACGCTGATGCCGATGCTGACGCTGACGCTGATGCCGATGCCGATGCCGACGCGGATGCTGATGCCGATGCCGACGCGGATGCTGATGCCGATGCCGACGCCGACGCTGATGCCGATGCCGATGCGGATGCTGATGCCGATGCGGATGCTGACGCGGATGCTGACGCCGATGCAGACGCGGATGCTGATGCTGATGCCGATGCCGATGCCGACGCTGATGCTGATGCCGATGCCGACGCTGATGCTGACGCTGACGCTGATGCGGATGCTGACGCCGATGCCGATGCTGATGCCGATGCGGACGCTGATGCCGACGCGGATGCTGATGCCGACGCGGATGCTGATGCGGATGCGGATGCCGATGCTGATGCGGACGCCGATGCGGATGCCGATGCCGATGCTGACGCCGATGCGGATGCGGACGCTGATGCTGATGCGGATGCGGACGCCGACGCTGATGCCGATGCCGATGCCGATGCTGACGCCGATGCTGACGCTGATGCGGATGCTGACGCGGATGCTGATGCCGATGCCGACGCTGACGCTGACGCTGATGCCGATGCCGACGCTGATGCCGATGCCGACGCGGATGCTGATGCGGACGCTGATGCCGATGCTGACGCTGACGCTGATGCCGATGCCGATGCCGACGCGGATGCTGATGCCGATGCCGACGCGGATGCTGATGCCGATGCCGACGCCGACGCTGATGCCGATGCCGATGCGGATGCTGATGCCGATGCGGATGCTGACGCGGATGCTGACGCCGACGCGGATGCCGATGCCGATGCCGATGCTGATGCAGATGCCGACGCGGATGCTGATGCCGATGCGGATGCTGATGCCGATGCGGATGCTGACGCCGACGCTGATGCCGACGCTGACGCCGATGCTGATGCCGACGCTGACGCGGATGCGGATGCGGATGCCGATGCCGATGCTGATGCCGATGCCGATGCTGACGCCGATGCGGATGCAGACGCCGACGCTGATGCCGATGCGGATGCTGACGCCGACGCCGACGCTGATGCTGACGCCGACGCTGATGCGGATGCGGACGCTGATGCGGACGCTGATGCCGATGCGGATGCTGATGCCGATGCGGATGCTGACGCCGACGCTGATGCCGACGCTGACGCCGATGCTGATGCCGACGCTGACGCGGATGCGGATGCGGATGCCGATGCCGATGCTGATGCCGATGCCGATGCTGACGCCGATGCGGATGCAGACGCCGACGCTGATGCCGATGCGGATGCTGACGCCGACGCCGACGCTGATGCTGACGCCGACGCTGATGCGGATGCGGACGCTGATGCGGACGCTGATGCCGATGCGGATGCTGATGCCGATGCGGATGCTGACGCCGACGCTGATGCCGACGCTGACGCCGATGCTGATGCCGACGCTGACGCGGATGCGGATGCGGATGCCGATGCCGATGCTGATGCCGATGCCGATGCTGACGCCGATGCGGATGCAGACGCCGACGCTGATGCCGATGCGGATGCTGACGCCGACGCCGACGCTGATGCTGACGCCGACGCTGATGCGGATGCGGACGCTGATGCGGACGCTGATGCCGATGCGGATGCTGATGCTGACGCCGACGCTGATGCCGATGCGGATGCGGATGCCGATGCGGATGCGGACGCCGATGCGGATGCGGATGCCGACGCGGATGCTGATGCGGATGCCGATGCCGATGCTGATGCCGACGCGGATGCTGATGCCGATGCCGACGCTGATGCCGACGCTGACGCTGATGCGGACGCTGATGCCGACGCCGATGCCGATGCGGATGCTGACGCTGACGCGGATGCCGATGCGGATGCTGACGCTGATGCGGATGCTGACGCTGATGCTGACGCCGATGCGGATGCTGATGCCGATGCTGATGCTGATGCCGATGCCGACGCTGATGCCGATGCGGATGCTGACGCCGACGCCGACGCTGATGCTGACGCCGATGCGGATGCAGATGCTGATGCCGATGCCGATGCGGATGCTGATGCGGATGCGGACGCCGACGCTGATGCCGATGCTGACGCCGATGCTGATGCCGATGCCGATGCAGATGCAGATGCAGATGCCGATGCTGATGCGGACGCTGATGCGGATGCTGATGCCGACGCGGATGCTGATGCCGATGCTGACGCCGATGCTGACGCCGACGCTGACGCGGATGCGGATGCCGATGCTGATGCCGATGCGGATGCAGACGCCGATGCCGATGCGGATGCTGACGCCGACGCCGACGCTGATGCTGACGCCGACGCCGACGCTGATGCGGATGCGGACGCTGATGCGGACGCTGATGCCGATGCTGATGCTGACGCCGACGCTGATGCCGATGCGGATGCCGATGCGGATGCGGATGCCGATGCGGATGCGGATGCCGACGCGGATGCTGATGCCGACGCTGATGCTGACGCTGATGCGGACGCTGATGCCGACGCCGATGCCGATGCGGATGCGGATGCTGACGCTGACGCGGATGCCGATGCGGATGCTGACGCTGACGCTGATGCTGATAGTGATATTGAGGCAGTCGACGATTACGCGAGTGTGAATATTGATATTGTCCCAGCTTATGCCGGCGAAGTTTCCGATTCAGATAGCAGGACAATACTTGGTGACGTTGGCGGAATTGGCCAATGGTTGTTCGATACTTATCCGGTTGCTAACTTTGAAATTCCGCAAGGGCATACAGGAAATGCGGAGATCACAGTTGGAGCTAGCTCTGCTCTAGGGGTGGTATCTGGTGGTCAGGCTCGTATTCAGTTTCTGAACGAATCGGGCGAATGGCAGGATGTCACATCGGTTGGTCAAAGTGGTATTATCGACCTTATCTGGGCGATAGGTGCTAACTCTGCCACTATCTCACTCGATGACTTGCCTGCTGGCGAATATCGGGTGGTGGGTAGAGCGACCGGTGTCAATTTCCTCACCAATACTTCGGTTTCGACCAATGTCGATCTATATGATCACACCACCGTGGGTGGTTATGAACCCGGTACGGTCAGTGGCAATGTGATTGACGAAAATGACACTGTCACCGATACGACAGAAGTCTCGGAAGTCAATGGCACAGCGGTTGGCGATGCCGGAACCACGGTAATCGAGGGTGAATATGGAACCCTGACCATCGATGCTCAGGGTAACTATAGTTACACTCCGAATGATGATGGACTCGGTATTGGTAAAGTGGACGCGTTTGAATACACGATCACTGACGCCGATGGCAACGTCAGCACTGCCACGCTCTATGTCCGCATCGACAGTGAAGGGCAGGGGCTCGTGTGGCCGGATGACCAGTCACAACCGGCAGAAATCGACATGGTTGCAAATAGCGATAGCGGTACTGCCGTCATCGACAGTGCATATCTTGTCGAGAGTGGCGGGCCGAGCGGCGCGGCGGCTAATCAAAGCGTTCCTGCCAACGTCAATCCGCTTGGTGGTAATTTGTCTCGGACGACTTCGACGACATTTACCATCGATGATAATGACCTGGCGAATGTTCGCATCATTTCGACGGCGCCGGATACCACGGGTATAAATGATACGCTCGTGGTAACGATTACGGGACCGGACGGCTATTCTGAAACGTTCAATGGCACAGGCGATTTCCTGGGGCTGGGCGATCTGGGGTTGAGCCAGTTGCTCAGCAATCTGGAAGCCGGCACCTATACGGTCACTGCAACTTATCAGCGGCCAAATGGTGTAGCTCTTCTTGGAGGTCAACTCACTCTTTCCTATGAAACAGTGAGCATTACCCATCTTGATGAGTTCGTCGTGGCCGATACAGACCCCGCAGAAGGGAATGTGCTGAGTGACGATACGCTTGGCTCAACCTACACGGTGTTCAAGATCGACATCGGGGACGGAAACTTCGTCAGGGTGAGCGATGGTACGGAAATTGACGGCCAGTATGGCAAGCTGACCATCAATGCCGACGGCAGCTACTCCTATGCGGCAAATCCAGACCTTCTGGATATCGGCGCAACGGATACGTTCTCGTATCGTCTCGAACATCCGAACGGGACGATCAAGGATGCGACGCTGTCGGTTTCCGTCGAACATGGTGACGGTCCTTACGTGCCGCCGGCTGAGTCGATGCTGTTGTCTATGAGTGACGACTTTGCCGATGATGTGATTGCTCTTGATCACATCGATCACGGTGACAGTGATGTCGATGCTGGCGACCATGATTTCCCTGAACCGTCACTGAGTGAGGATATCCTTCTCGATGATGGTGGGGAAACCGACCTTTCGGTGCCGTTCGAAGGTCTGCTTAGCCAAGCCGAGCCTTCGGCGGAAGACGAAGACTTCTTCGCCAGCCGCAGCTCTCAGGAGGCGGAATCGCCGTCCGACCCCTCTGCCCCCGAGGTGGATGTCGACCCGCTCGCATATCTGCAGATCAGTTCTGTTGACGATCCAGAGCATTCGCTCTCGACGCACCAGACTGCGATGTAGTCGCGACTTTGCTCCTGTAGAACGCCGGGCCCTTTGTTTGGGGCCCGGCGTTTTACGCCCTCCAGTTTTTCAAAATCAACAGGCGTCATCCATCCGAGCCTGTTAGCAGGAAATCGTATGAGCAGAGGCATTGGGCTGAGACGGAAATGCGTAGCGACGGCACTGGCCGCCTTGCTTCTATCATCCTGTACAACAACCGATTCATCGTTTGAAAACACCGCATCGGCTTCAGCGGGCACCGCTCAAGACCAGTCTGCTTCTTCTGCCACGCAAAGCACGCCTATAACAGCGGCTTTTTCTGTTCCAAAAGACGTTAAGGCGGTAAACAGCAACGCTCTCACGCTTGAGCAAGCGGTACAAATCGCGGTCAACTGGCATCCTTCGATTGACGAGGCAGTGGGTAATATCAATCAGAACACCGCTGAGATCGGCGTGGCGCGAGCAGGTTATTATCCCAAGGTAAAGGGTGGCATCGGTTCATCCTACAGCAGCGAGTATAGCGGAGAGTGGCAACCTCGGCTCAATGTTTCAGCTTCACAAATGGTTTATGATTTTGGCAAGGTTTCGGGTTCCGTCGATGCCCGGACTGCGGCCACAAATGTCAGTCGTGCCCAGCTCCTGATGGGCGTGGATATCCTGATCCGGGAGACGGCCACGGCGGTTATAGAAATTCAGCGTTATCAGGCTTTGCTTGCCGTGGCACGCGAACAGCATCGCGGTGTAAAGGCGATTGCCAGTCTGGTCGGCGAGCGCAGTGACAAGGGCGCAAGCACAAAATCCGACCAGGTGCAGGCTGAGGCCCGTGTCGTGGCAGCGGAGTCGACCATACTGGAAATTTCGGGTCAGCTGAAACGCTGGGAAAGCACGCTTGCCGATCTTCTTGGTCGACCCGGTGCCATCAATGTTGCCTCCAACGTTCCGCAATGGCTCGAGAAGACTTGCTCTGCCGCAGAACCTGACTGGACGAAAGCGCCTGGGGTCTTACGAGCGCAGGCCCAGAAAGAGGAAGCTATTGCAAAACTGAAAGTCGCGCGGGCCGAAGTGTTTCCCACGCTCTCGCTTGATGCCAGTTCCGGCTATGATTTTAATCAAGGCTCCAGCAGGAACAGGTCTTCCGACGACCCTAGTCTTAAAGTTGGCCTGAATATTTCCGGAAACCTCTATAATGGCGGCGCGACCATCGCTAACCGGAACGCTGCCAATTATGGGCTGACAGCGGCGGAAGCAGCGATCAGAAACAGCCGCCTTGAAATCAGCAGTTCCTTGACGCAGGCGCGCTCCCAGACAAGCAGTATTCAACAATTGCTCGGTTCTCTGAAAACCCGCAGCAGAATGATGAGCCAGACGCGAGATCTTTATCGCCAACAATATGTGGAGCTTGGAACCCGCACTCTGCTCGATCTGCTCAATGCCGAACAGGAGCTTCATCAGGCGGCTTTCGATGCGGCAAATTCCACGCATGACCTGCGCAAGCTGGGTGTGGAATGCATGTTCAATTCCGGTCGCTCAAGAGAGCTGTTTGCTCTTGAGGATATGAAAGTCAGAGGCATGGAGTTGCGGTTATGACAAACGAACTTCCGGTCGCAAACGAGGTGCCCGAGACGCTCCAGGACACAGAACAGCCGGTGGAGCAGCGTGATCTCGAGCCCTGGATTGAATCCCTGCGATGGGTTGGGCAGCACTATCGTCTTTCGATGTCGGTGGAAGCTGCACGCCTCAACGCCACATGGTCAACGCTTACAGACTTCCGGGAGCAGATCCGTGAGCTTGCACGTGCGACGGGTCTCAATGTCAAGTTTACGGAGCCGTCAGCTTCAGCAATCACGAGTTGGCAATTACCGGTAATTGTACAGCTTCATAATGATCAGGTGGGTATCGTCACTTCGCTCGGTGCGAATGGCGAGGCGGGTATCATTTTTTACGGCGACAAAGGACTTGAAACACCGCTGCCGGCCAATGAGCTTTTCGACCATGTTCGTCTTGTGCTGATTGCTCGTCCGGCGCGCTCCGTGCCTGATGCGCGCGTCGATACTTACATACAACCTTATGAAGAAAACTGGCTGCGGCGCATCGTTCTTCGCGACGTCAGGCCCTACGGGCATGTTATGATCGCCTCGTTGGTCGCCAATTGCCTGGGGCTTGCTGGTATCTTGTTCTCCATGCAGGTCTATGACCGTGTGGTTCCCGCAGAATCCTTCCCAACCCTCTATGTTCTGTTCAGTGGTGTCCTGCTCGCAATTGTCTTCGACTTCATCATGCGGCGCACACGCACCAGCATCGTTGACCAGCTTGGCAAGCGCGCGGATCTGCGCATGTCTGACCGCGTCATGGGACATGCACTCAGGGTTAAAAATCGAGCCCGCCCTGCATCGACCGGTACATTCATCGCCCAGATCCGTGATCTTGAGCAGGTTCGCGAGATGTTGACATCAACGACGGTGACGGCGCTTGCCGACATGCCGTTCTTCCTGCTCTTTCTGGCTATCTTCTTTTATATCGCCGGTATTCTGGTTCTGATCCCGATTGCAGCAGGCGTGTTAATGATCCTTCCGGCAGTGCTGGCGCAACGCAAGCTTCGCGCCTTTGCGCAGGAAGCCATGCGCGAGGCATCGCTGCGCAATGCTATGCTGGTGGAAGCTGTTCAGGGGATTGAGGACATCAAGACGCTGCAGGCAGAAGATCGGTTCCAGCAGCAATGGAACCATCTCAATGCGGTGACTGGCGAAGCGCAGATCAAGTTGCGCGGCCTGACAAACAGTCTCAACACCTGGACCCATAATGTGCAGATGGGTGTATTCGCGGTGGTCGTGTTTTGCGGTGCACCGATGGTCATGGCGGGAGACATGACAACGGGTGCACTTGTTGCGGCTTCCATCCTGAGTTCGCGCATGATGTCGCCGTTAGCGCATATTGCGCAGTTGATGAGCCGGGTGCAGCACGCACGCGTTGCGACCAACAGCCTGAACCAGATTATGAAAATGCCGATTGATCATCCCCAGCAGGAAAGCCGGATTCACTGCCCGCAGATCAAGGGAAAGTTTGATCTGAAATCGGCGCTGTTTCAATATGGCGATGAAAACTCGCCTCCGGCCCTGCTGATACGGGATCTGCGCATAAAACCCGGTGAGAAAATTGCCATTCTGGGCAAGAATGGTGCAGGAAAGTCCACACTCTTGCAAGCTCTGTCGGGTCTTCTGGAACCGGCATCGGGCGAGGTTCTGCTTGATGATCTGGCGTTACAGCAGATCGATCCGGCAGATGTTCGCCGGGATATCGGCCTCCTGACCCAGCATGCGCGTCTGTTTTACGGAACGCTGCGCGACAATATCCTGATGGGGACGCCAAACGCATCCAGAGATGAGCTGCTTGGCGCCCTGTCTATGGTCGGTGCCGCCGAGTTTATCCGTAAACTTACCAAGGGTCTCGATCATATGGTTCTGGAGGGTGGACACGGGCTCTCCGGCGGTCAGAAACAGGCTATATTACTGGCGAGACTTTTGGTGCGACAGCCAAAGATATTGCTGCTCGATGAGCCAACGGCCTCCATGGATGAGGCCACGGAGAGGCAGTTTATCCAGCATTTTGGTGCCTGGAGCAAGAATCGAACGGTCATCGTTGCAACACATCGTATGCGCGTGCTCGAACTGGTTGATCGCATTATCGTTATCGAAAATGGCTTGGTTGCGCTCGACGACAGCAAGGAAAAAGCACTCTTGGTCTTGCGTGGCCTTGCTCACGTCAAGCCCCAGCGTCCGGCAAAGACAACGGTGGCGAGATGATGGGTCATCCGTCTGGAGGAAGTGATCATGGCGCATCTGAGAGCTGAAGCCGAACCGACGTGGGGCTTCGGAGAGGCTGACGATGCCCGTCTAGTGCGCTCGACACGTATCATCTGGATATTCGCAGCACTTTTTGCGACCGGCCTGATATGGGCCTATTTTGCCACACTCGACGAAGTCTCGACCGGAAGTGGGCGTGTGGTTCCTACCATGCGCGAGCAGGTGATCCAGTCACTTGAAGGCGGTATTCTTGCCGAACTCGACGTGCGTCAGGATGATATTGTCGAGCCGGGGCAGATTCTCGCCAGACTGGATCCGACAAAGACGGAATCCAATGTCGGGGAGAGCGCTGCAAAATATCGTGCCGCACTTGCAAGTTCGGCAAGATTGCAGGCAGAGGTTAACCAGACACCGCTTACCTTCCCTGTTGAATTGAACGACTACCCGGATTTGGTCAAGGCTGAAACCGAGCTTTATCAGGCGCGTAAGCAAAGCCTCGAAGAGTCTCTGCGCTTTATCGCAGAGTCGGTCGAGCTGGTGCGTAAGGAGTTGCAGATCAATGAGCAGCTTAGCAATATAGGAGCTGCGAGTAACGTCGAGGTCATCCGGCTGAAACGGCAATTGGTTGAATTGCAACTCAAGCAGGTTGAAGTCCGTTCCCAATATATCGTGCTGGCGCGCGAAGAACTCGCCAAGGCGAATTCGGAGGTGCAAGCTTTGTCGTCGGTGGTGCGGGGAAGGGCTGACTCCCTGACACGTCTGACTTTGCGTTCACCCGTGCGCGGTATCGTTAAGAATATTGAAGTGTCGACCATCAACGGCGTCATACCGCCGAATGGCAAGCTCATGGATATCGTGCCGCTCGATGATCAATTGCTCATCGAAGCGCGGATTTCACCGCGTGACATCGCTTTCATCCATCCCGGACAGCGCGCCAGTGTCAAGATCACCGCCTACGACTATGCCGTCTATGGTGGGCTGGAGGGAAGTGTAACGTCGATTTCCGCTGATACGATCCAGGACGAAACCAATCCAGAAATCTATTACTATCGGGTGTTTATCCAGACCAGTTCCGACGCCTTGGTGAACCATGCGGGTAAACTTTTTCCGATTGTTCCCGGCATGATCGCAACAGCCGACATCCATACCGGCAGCAAGACTGTTTTCGAATATCTCATCAAGCCGTTCAACAGAGCACAGGAGGCCCTGAGGGAGCGTTAGGCACTCCCTCGGATGGTCGGGAGAATTGAATGTTGAAAACATGCAGCAAGATCGATGAAAAACTGTCCCGCATCAAGACACTTGTGCATTCCAGATTACAACAATCCCGCCTTTCGGTATCAGGCGTTACGCTGTTCTTTTCCGTGTCCGATGGCGGTAGCCGAGCGAGCGTAGCGAATGTTCATGGTCATTCTTTCGATGATGCGTGGGAAAAAGGCGTTAGCGCCGTTACAGAAATGATGGCGGCAAATCATCTTTATGGGCGCTGGCTTCGTATTGACTGGGTCGAGAAGGTCGAGCCAGCCACATGGCAGGCTTTGCGCACCGCATTTTCTCGGATCAAGCGCAACTATTTCCGGTTTGGCATCGCGCTGGATGAAAGGCTGCAGTTTGCCTTTAGCGAGCAGGAACTCAATGCCAACGCCATGCTTTACGGTGGTAACTCGATTGCTCATGCTGCGCTCAATGAGAACAACTTCTCGATTTACGCGCGCAAGAAGTATCCTGAGCTGACAACTCTATCATTCGAGAACGAGAACAAAGTTTTTGTTCTTTCAACACAAGGTGTTTTCTGTGATGAAGAGGGGACGCTGTTTGAACTGAATGGCTCTGGTCTCGATGCCGGGCGCAGGCATATAAAAAGCCTCGATCCAGATGCAGTCCTCTCTCTGATCGGGGATTCGTCCGACTATCTCGCGCGGCAAGTCAATGCCGATGGCTCTTTCGTTTATGGGTATCACCCGTGTTTTGACCGGCGGATTAATACCTATAATACCTTGCGACATGCCAGCACGACCTATTCGATGATCGA
It encodes:
- a CDS encoding TolC family outer membrane protein, which encodes MSRGIGLRRKCVATALAALLLSSCTTTDSSFENTASASAGTAQDQSASSATQSTPITAAFSVPKDVKAVNSNALTLEQAVQIAVNWHPSIDEAVGNINQNTAEIGVARAGYYPKVKGGIGSSYSSEYSGEWQPRLNVSASQMVYDFGKVSGSVDARTAATNVSRAQLLMGVDILIRETATAVIEIQRYQALLAVAREQHRGVKAIASLVGERSDKGASTKSDQVQAEARVVAAESTILEISGQLKRWESTLADLLGRPGAINVASNVPQWLEKTCSAAEPDWTKAPGVLRAQAQKEEAIAKLKVARAEVFPTLSLDASSGYDFNQGSSRNRSSDDPSLKVGLNISGNLYNGGATIANRNAANYGLTAAEAAIRNSRLEISSSLTQARSQTSSIQQLLGSLKTRSRMMSQTRDLYRQQYVELGTRTLLDLLNAEQELHQAAFDAANSTHDLRKLGVECMFNSGRSRELFALEDMKVRGMELRL
- a CDS encoding type I secretion system permease/ATPase, coding for MTNELPVANEVPETLQDTEQPVEQRDLEPWIESLRWVGQHYRLSMSVEAARLNATWSTLTDFREQIRELARATGLNVKFTEPSASAITSWQLPVIVQLHNDQVGIVTSLGANGEAGIIFYGDKGLETPLPANELFDHVRLVLIARPARSVPDARVDTYIQPYEENWLRRIVLRDVRPYGHVMIASLVANCLGLAGILFSMQVYDRVVPAESFPTLYVLFSGVLLAIVFDFIMRRTRTSIVDQLGKRADLRMSDRVMGHALRVKNRARPASTGTFIAQIRDLEQVREMLTSTTVTALADMPFFLLFLAIFFYIAGILVLIPIAAGVLMILPAVLAQRKLRAFAQEAMREASLRNAMLVEAVQGIEDIKTLQAEDRFQQQWNHLNAVTGEAQIKLRGLTNSLNTWTHNVQMGVFAVVVFCGAPMVMAGDMTTGALVAASILSSRMMSPLAHIAQLMSRVQHARVATNSLNQIMKMPIDHPQQESRIHCPQIKGKFDLKSALFQYGDENSPPALLIRDLRIKPGEKIAILGKNGAGKSTLLQALSGLLEPASGEVLLDDLALQQIDPADVRRDIGLLTQHARLFYGTLRDNILMGTPNASRDELLGALSMVGAAEFIRKLTKGLDHMVLEGGHGLSGGQKQAILLARLLVRQPKILLLDEPTASMDEATERQFIQHFGAWSKNRTVIVATHRMRVLELVDRIIVIENGLVALDDSKEKALLVLRGLAHVKPQRPAKTTVAR
- a CDS encoding HlyD family efflux transporter periplasmic adaptor subunit, whose translation is MAHLRAEAEPTWGFGEADDARLVRSTRIIWIFAALFATGLIWAYFATLDEVSTGSGRVVPTMREQVIQSLEGGILAELDVRQDDIVEPGQILARLDPTKTESNVGESAAKYRAALASSARLQAEVNQTPLTFPVELNDYPDLVKAETELYQARKQSLEESLRFIAESVELVRKELQINEQLSNIGAASNVEVIRLKRQLVELQLKQVEVRSQYIVLAREELAKANSEVQALSSVVRGRADSLTRLTLRSPVRGIVKNIEVSTINGVIPPNGKLMDIVPLDDQLLIEARISPRDIAFIHPGQRASVKITAYDYAVYGGLEGSVTSISADTIQDETNPEIYYYRVFIQTSSDALVNHAGKLFPIVPGMIATADIHTGSKTVFEYLIKPFNRAQEALRER